A genomic window from Brachyspira sp. SAP_772 includes:
- the whiG gene encoding RNA polymerase sigma factor WhiG has product MKKNKKGIIPNITDDNEQEYWIEYKKTLSPHIKEALVIKYTNLVKYVANQISFNMKATPDIEFKDLEGYGALGLIDAIDKYDPNKEVKFKTYATTRIKGAIYDELRKIDKLPRSIRREIKDIEVVREFLESKLGRNVNSQEIADTMGIPLSKINETMRYSIEASTTSLSEVWYHGDDSDEISIMDTLKASDKNNPEYLAERKDVQKKIVEALDKLPEKERSVLILYYYEELTLKEIGKVLDVSESRVSQLHTKAVQQLRYSLSEIKKQLL; this is encoded by the coding sequence ATGAAAAAGAATAAGAAAGGCATAATACCAAATATTACAGATGATAATGAGCAGGAGTATTGGATTGAGTATAAAAAAACTCTCTCTCCTCATATAAAAGAAGCATTAGTAATAAAATATACTAATTTGGTTAAATATGTTGCTAATCAGATAAGCTTTAACATGAAAGCAACTCCCGATATAGAATTTAAAGATTTAGAAGGTTATGGTGCTTTAGGTTTAATAGATGCTATAGATAAGTATGACCCAAATAAAGAAGTTAAATTCAAAACTTATGCTACAACAAGAATAAAAGGCGCTATTTATGATGAGCTTAGAAAAATAGATAAACTTCCAAGATCTATAAGAAGAGAAATAAAAGATATAGAAGTTGTAAGAGAGTTTTTGGAAAGCAAATTAGGACGCAATGTTAATTCTCAAGAGATAGCAGATACTATGGGAATACCTTTAAGTAAAATTAATGAAACTATGAGATATTCTATAGAAGCATCTACCACTTCTTTAAGTGAGGTTTGGTATCATGGTGATGATTCTGATGAAATATCAATAATGGATACTTTAAAGGCTAGCGATAAAAATAATCCTGAATATCTTGCAGAGAGAAAAGATGTTCAAAAGAAGATTGTTGAGGCTTTAGATAAATTACCTGAAAAAGAGAGAAGTGTTCTCATATTATATTATTATGAAGAGTTAACTTTAAAAGAGATTGGCAAGGTATTGGATGTATCAGAGAGTAGGGTGTCTCAGCTTCATACAAAGGCTGTGCAGCAATTAAGATATAGCCTTTCAGAAATAAAAAAACAATTACTATAG
- a CDS encoding MinD/ParA family protein has translation MKDQADELRKMMEVKDKRPQRIISITSGKGGVGKTNIAINLAIALQQLGKNVLLIDADLGLGNVNVILGTIPEYNLYHVIKGTKKIHEVVLETEYGIRYIAGASGFSSLANLSSRGLTKLINSMDSLNDADIIIIDTGAGISDNVLYFLLSSDENIVVTIPEPTAILDAYGVIKSIAPENPKADIKILVNRVTKASEGKDVGDKIIEVSKRYLDMDIKYLGYVLEDKTIAYSVSQQLPFYQYDNKCHASISIHNIAKKIIDMEYDEEKDNRGLTGFMESLFAFVSRRETRTY, from the coding sequence ATGAAAGATCAAGCAGATGAATTAAGAAAAATGATGGAAGTAAAGGATAAACGTCCTCAGCGTATAATTAGTATAACTAGTGGTAAGGGCGGTGTAGGTAAAACTAATATTGCTATAAATTTAGCTATAGCATTGCAGCAGCTTGGAAAGAATGTACTTCTAATAGATGCGGATCTTGGGCTTGGCAATGTTAATGTTATATTGGGTACTATACCTGAATATAATTTATATCATGTTATAAAGGGTACCAAGAAGATACATGAGGTTGTACTTGAAACTGAGTATGGTATTAGATATATTGCTGGAGCTTCTGGTTTTTCATCTTTAGCAAACTTATCTAGCAGAGGTTTAACTAAATTAATAAATAGCATGGATTCTTTAAATGATGCTGATATTATTATAATTGATACTGGAGCGGGAATATCGGATAATGTGTTATATTTTTTGCTTTCTTCAGATGAGAATATTGTTGTTACTATACCAGAGCCTACAGCTATACTAGATGCTTATGGTGTAATAAAATCCATAGCTCCAGAAAATCCTAAGGCAGATATAAAAATTTTGGTTAATAGGGTAACTAAGGCCTCTGAAGGTAAAGATGTTGGAGATAAAATTATAGAAGTGAGTAAGAGATATTTAGATATGGATATTAAATATTTGGGATATGTTCTTGAAGATAAGACTATTGCATATTCTGTATCGCAGCAGCTTCCTTTTTATCAATATGATAATAAATGTCATGCTTCTATTTCTATACATAATATAGCTAAAAAAATTATTGATATGGAATATGATGAAGAGAAAGATAATAGAGGATTAACTGGTTTTATGGAATCGTTATTTGCTTTTGTCAGCAGAAGAGAGACTAGAACTTATTAA
- a CDS encoding flagellar biosynthesis regulator FlhF produces MVDIKVINGKDRTDALAKARVEYGNNFLILTSKDLQVGGFLGFGKKTAHELRIMLNHSIYERRNTEREDNREEDEEYSSKLNSDRIEMNKHKTEVLDASEMANRIISINNALKKSARERNESLINKKDTPTVNISELENSEITNKPFKPIQFEERVEEKKVNNNLNDFNSNYNFGMMGGALLSDSDTSYTKNTHNEDDYSLYNSQYQQKNNANVDSIEANVKRIVQDQLKDIVKEYLENNIPNIGRNNLNSKNYSSNRRERNNFYNNYDSIFQNEERSLKNKIDEIKNYREENHLNSSIGDNFNNNFYQEDFEEDNDSYSDRNIITKDSSAADSMEESFNFLRHREFPEEVLLELREYLLTSSNARFFQSKDVIKEEIERYFSSRLLLANGIDIGAKKKIVVFVGPTGVGKTTTIPKIAAQYMRSGKKVSFVTIDNYRIAAVDQLQRYASIMKVPFTSASTPEALRAEIRKLDSSSLLFIDTMGRSPKSVEEIVGMSKYFNTVGRFDMDVQLVMSSTAKYKDALKIMNAFKPANYKGIILTKVDETDYLASSLCAISKSKVPITYVTYGQGVPKDIAPAKRYAHKMIEGLFGND; encoded by the coding sequence ATGGTTGACATAAAAGTAATCAATGGAAAAGATAGAACAGATGCATTAGCTAAGGCGAGAGTTGAATATGGTAACAATTTTTTAATATTAACAAGTAAAGATCTTCAAGTGGGCGGTTTTTTGGGATTTGGTAAAAAAACTGCACATGAGCTTAGAATAATGCTTAATCATTCTATATATGAAAGAAGAAATACTGAAAGAGAAGATAACAGAGAAGAAGATGAGGAATATTCAAGCAAATTAAATAGCGATAGAATAGAAATGAATAAACACAAAACTGAAGTGTTGGATGCTAGTGAAATGGCTAATAGAATTATTAGTATAAATAATGCCTTAAAAAAATCTGCTCGTGAAAGAAATGAGAGTTTAATTAATAAAAAAGATACTCCTACAGTTAATATTAGTGAACTAGAAAACAGTGAAATTACAAATAAACCTTTTAAGCCTATACAATTTGAAGAGAGAGTTGAAGAAAAAAAAGTAAATAATAATTTAAATGATTTTAATAGTAATTATAATTTTGGTATGATGGGGGGAGCTTTATTGAGTGATTCTGATACTTCATATACTAAAAATACTCATAATGAAGATGATTACTCATTATATAATTCCCAATACCAACAAAAAAACAATGCTAACGTTGATAGCATAGAAGCAAATGTAAAAAGAATTGTTCAAGATCAACTAAAAGACATAGTTAAAGAATATCTTGAAAATAATATTCCAAATATAGGTAGAAATAATTTAAACTCCAAAAATTATTCTAGTAATAGAAGAGAAAGAAATAATTTTTATAATAATTATGATAGTATATTTCAAAATGAAGAGAGAAGTTTAAAAAATAAAATAGATGAAATAAAAAATTATAGAGAAGAGAACCATTTAAACTCTTCTATTGGTGATAATTTTAATAATAATTTTTATCAAGAAGATTTTGAAGAGGATAATGATTCCTATTCTGATAGAAATATTATTACTAAAGACTCTTCTGCCGCAGACAGCATGGAAGAGAGTTTTAATTTTTTAAGACATAGAGAGTTTCCAGAAGAAGTTTTACTTGAATTAAGAGAATATTTGCTTACTTCAAGCAATGCAAGATTTTTTCAATCTAAAGATGTGATAAAAGAAGAGATAGAGAGATATTTTTCAAGCAGATTACTTCTTGCTAATGGAATAGATATAGGTGCTAAAAAGAAGATAGTAGTATTTGTTGGTCCTACTGGTGTTGGTAAAACTACAACAATACCAAAAATAGCAGCACAATATATGAGATCAGGCAAGAAAGTATCATTTGTAACAATAGATAATTATAGAATAGCTGCAGTTGATCAGCTTCAAAGATACGCTAGTATAATGAAAGTTCCTTTTACTAGTGCTAGTACTCCAGAAGCTTTGAGAGCAGAGATACGCAAATTAGATAGTTCATCTTTACTTTTTATAGATACTATGGGACGTTCTCCTAAGAGTGTTGAAGAGATAGTAGGTATGTCAAAATATTTTAACACTGTTGGAAGATTTGATATGGATGTTCAGCTCGTAATGAGCTCTACTGCTAAATATAAAGATGCTCTAAAGATTATGAATGCATTTAAACCTGCAAACTATAAAGGCATTATTTTAACTAAGGTAGATGAAACTGATTATTTAGCTTCATCTTTATGTGCTATATCTAAGAGTAAAGTTCCTATCACTTATGTAACTTATGGACAAGGTGTACCTAAAGATATTGCTCCTGCTAAGAGATATGCTCATAAGATGATAGAAGGTTTATTTGGAAACGATTAA
- a CDS encoding flagellar biosynthesis protein FlhA, translating to MATINNAKSLLDSIKLPTNLSRHSDIMFAIGAVLVIMMLIIPLPSMVLDFLLIINIVISLLILLMVLSIKSASEFSVFPSVLLVMTAFRLALNVSTTRAILTQGANFNGKVITSFAEFVVGNNIVVGVVIFIILIIVQFVVITKGATRVSEVAARFALDSMPSKMMAVESELQAGAITDKEAEEKRKKIRSESDFYGTMDGASKFVQGDVIAGIIITIINIVGGFIIGMTMRGEPFAQAADAYTRFTVGDGLVSQIPSFFMSFATGLLVTRSSSEDNLSTQIAVQVFAKPKNLFIGAGFAFFLMFLPGFPKIALFVIALALFLAGYALRKEQQELGLNEDGTKAEVQEQPQNGPLDVSPLLKIEKIELSIGVSLVPLAMENEGGDLIHRVTQVRRALALEIGLSVPPVRIVDNQVIEPDEYTISINNTEMARGFVRPNMLLALNANSNEAPTADCESVKDPAFGLPAYWIRVADKDVADRKGFMLLDPTTVIATHFTETIKRNANLLIGREEVQNMLDRIKDDNKALVSEILASKPHNESPLGYIQKVLQNLLQEEIPIRNSVTILEGVADAISVMGSEQATELVRSRLAPQISQLIADDQRNISVITLSQELQNNIAQNLANSGNIQGSQIIAMSFESMQNLIKNIKDAVKLVKESGVDEIVFLVSPLIRRPLYQFIAKNVGKYKVIATTEIAQGYNVKGIASIK from the coding sequence GTGGCAACTATTAATAATGCTAAATCGCTTTTAGATTCGATAAAATTACCTACAAATCTTAGCAGACATAGCGACATAATGTTTGCTATAGGTGCGGTTTTGGTAATAATGATGCTTATTATACCGCTTCCTTCTATGGTTTTAGATTTTCTCCTTATCATCAATATAGTTATATCTTTGTTAATACTTCTTATGGTTTTAAGCATAAAAAGTGCCAGCGAGTTTAGTGTATTTCCTTCTGTGCTTTTGGTGATGACTGCATTTAGACTTGCATTAAACGTTTCTACAACAAGAGCAATACTTACACAGGGTGCTAATTTTAATGGTAAGGTTATCACTTCATTTGCTGAGTTTGTAGTTGGTAATAATATAGTTGTTGGTGTTGTAATATTTATCATACTTATAATAGTTCAGTTTGTAGTAATTACTAAGGGTGCTACAAGGGTATCAGAAGTAGCTGCAAGATTTGCATTAGACAGTATGCCTTCAAAGATGATGGCAGTTGAAAGCGAACTTCAGGCTGGTGCTATTACAGACAAAGAAGCAGAAGAGAAAAGAAAAAAGATAAGAAGCGAGAGTGATTTTTATGGTACTATGGACGGTGCTTCAAAGTTTGTTCAGGGTGATGTTATAGCGGGTATTATAATTACTATTATAAACATAGTTGGCGGATTCATAATTGGTATGACAATGAGAGGGGAACCTTTTGCTCAGGCTGCTGATGCTTATACTCGTTTTACTGTGGGTGATGGTTTGGTAAGTCAGATACCTTCTTTCTTCATGAGTTTTGCTACTGGTTTGCTTGTTACTAGAAGCAGCAGCGAGGATAATTTGTCAACTCAAATCGCTGTACAAGTTTTTGCTAAGCCAAAGAATTTATTTATTGGTGCAGGTTTTGCATTCTTTTTAATGTTCTTACCCGGCTTTCCAAAGATAGCATTATTTGTTATAGCATTAGCGTTATTTTTAGCAGGTTACGCTCTAAGAAAAGAGCAGCAGGAGCTTGGTCTTAATGAAGATGGCACTAAAGCAGAAGTTCAAGAGCAGCCTCAAAATGGTCCTTTAGATGTTAGCCCATTATTAAAAATAGAGAAAATAGAATTATCTATTGGTGTATCATTAGTTCCTTTAGCAATGGAAAATGAGGGAGGCGATTTAATACACAGAGTAACTCAGGTTCGTAGAGCACTTGCTTTAGAGATTGGTTTATCTGTACCTCCTGTTCGTATAGTAGACAATCAGGTTATAGAGCCAGATGAATATACTATTAGTATAAACAACACAGAAATGGCTAGAGGTTTTGTTCGTCCTAATATGCTTCTTGCTTTGAATGCTAATTCTAATGAAGCTCCTACTGCTGATTGTGAGAGTGTTAAGGACCCTGCTTTTGGTCTTCCTGCTTATTGGATTAGAGTTGCTGACAAAGATGTTGCAGATAGAAAAGGATTTATGTTGCTTGACCCTACAACTGTTATAGCTACACATTTTACTGAAACAATTAAAAGAAATGCTAATCTTCTTATTGGACGTGAAGAAGTACAGAATATGCTTGACCGTATTAAAGATGATAATAAGGCACTTGTATCAGAAATACTTGCTTCTAAACCTCATAATGAAAGTCCTCTTGGATATATACAAAAAGTATTGCAAAACTTACTTCAAGAGGAAATACCTATTAGAAATAGCGTTACTATATTAGAAGGTGTTGCAGATGCTATTAGTGTTATGGGAAGCGAACAGGCTACTGAATTGGTAAGAAGCAGATTAGCTCCTCAAATATCACAGCTTATAGCTGATGATCAAAGAAATATAAGTGTTATTACTTTAAGTCAGGAGCTTCAAAACAATATAGCTCAAAATTTAGCTAACAGCGGAAATATACAAGGCTCACAAATAATAGCTATGAGTTTTGAAAGTATGCAGAATCTCATAAAAAATATAAAAGATGCAGTAAAATTAGTTAAAGAGTCTGGAGTTGATGAAATAGTATTCTTAGTTTCACCGCTAATAAGAAGACCTTTGTATCAATTTATTGCTAAGAATGTTGGTAAATATAAAGTGATAGCAACAACAGAAATAGCACAGGGTTATAATGTGAAAGGCATTGCGAGTATAAAATAA
- the flhB gene encoding flagellar biosynthesis protein FlhB: MIKLASLIKYLQVKDLFISIRAKLYRKYLRLTGRGFALTLFASAEDEGRTELPTERKKRRAREEEGRVINSVEINQTLVLGVTTVLIALLIGYLTHTLSQFFIDVLNRIANADATMTMDGLPDIFIEIVLLIAKTAGIILLAALIIGVGVNLAQTQFLFTTKKLKPNFKRIAPTWSNFKERVFISSQNLMNLAKILFKMLVIAVLTFTTINGRRSDLFNMVHMELAQAMNVFFFIVLEMIGKVMIFMIIVAVVDYYFQRRQYINSLKMTKHEMKEEFKEMEGDPLVKNQLQEMARKIVSRTMLKSVPEADVIITNPTHFAVALKYQSGDYAPIVTAKGVDNIALKIKEIAKEHEVEIVENKPLARELYYNVDIGQYIPEKLFHVVSRILGEVYRIRNEKMARAI, from the coding sequence ATGATAAAGCTTGCTTCTTTGATTAAATATTTACAAGTAAAAGATTTATTTATTTCTATAAGGGCTAAACTTTATAGAAAATATTTGCGTTTAACAGGCAGAGGTTTTGCACTAACTTTATTTGCATCTGCAGAAGATGAAGGAAGAACAGAACTTCCTACAGAGAGAAAAAAGAGAAGAGCAAGAGAAGAAGAGGGCCGTGTTATAAACTCTGTAGAAATTAATCAAACTTTAGTATTAGGTGTTACTACTGTTTTAATAGCTTTGCTTATAGGATATCTTACTCACACATTATCACAATTTTTTATTGATGTTTTAAATAGAATTGCAAATGCTGATGCAACAATGACTATGGATGGACTGCCTGATATATTTATAGAAATAGTTTTATTGATAGCAAAAACAGCTGGCATAATTTTGCTTGCAGCATTAATTATTGGAGTAGGAGTAAATTTAGCACAAACACAATTTTTATTTACCACAAAAAAATTAAAACCAAATTTCAAAAGAATAGCACCAACTTGGTCAAATTTTAAAGAGAGAGTTTTTATATCTTCTCAAAACTTAATGAACTTAGCTAAAATACTTTTTAAAATGCTTGTTATAGCAGTATTAACATTTACAACAATAAACGGCAGACGCAGTGATTTATTTAATATGGTTCATATGGAATTAGCACAGGCTATGAATGTATTTTTCTTTATAGTTTTAGAGATGATAGGAAAGGTAATGATATTTATGATAATAGTTGCTGTTGTGGACTATTATTTTCAAAGAAGACAATATATTAACAGCTTAAAGATGACAAAGCATGAGATGAAAGAAGAGTTTAAGGAGATGGAGGGAGACCCTTTAGTAAAGAATCAGTTGCAAGAAATGGCTAGAAAGATAGTAAGCAGAACAATGCTTAAATCAGTACCAGAGGCGGATGTAATAATTACAAACCCGACACACTTTGCCGTTGCTTTAAAATATCAAAGCGGAGATTATGCTCCTATAGTAACTGCAAAAGGCGTTGATAATATTGCTTTAAAAATAAAAGAGATAGCAAAAGAACATGAAGTAGAAATAGTAGAAAATAAACCTTTAGCCCGTGAGCTTTATTATAATGTGGATATAGGGCAGTATATACCAGAGAAGTTGTTTCATGTTGTATCAAGAATACTTGGCGAGGTATATAGAATACGTAATGAAAAAATGGCAAGGGCTATATAG
- the fliR gene encoding flagellar biosynthetic protein FliR, translating into MDNFVNFFQIYLLIMVRFLAILIVAPLFSSNVIPNTIKAGLAFIATATIFPLVANTSVQAAPTFLEYFLTLVNEALIGILIGFLMSIIFLAFQVTTNFFEIQMGFGISEAVDPISQITVPVLGQLQALIVILIFIAIDGQNWVIRTLYNSFKAMPVLSDASKAVFLGSFQGVIDRMIYYMSSMFSIALSLALPIMLTLFLLSLSLGLLAKAAPQMNVLMLGFPMQIAVGIVVYYILIPVLITNFMKIMQNTIADINNLFVFLSGGTV; encoded by the coding sequence ATGGATAATTTTGTTAATTTCTTTCAGATTTACCTTCTCATAATGGTAAGATTTTTGGCTATACTCATAGTAGCTCCTTTGTTTTCTTCTAATGTTATTCCAAATACTATAAAAGCAGGATTAGCATTTATAGCAACAGCAACAATTTTTCCACTAGTAGCAAATACATCAGTTCAGGCTGCTCCTACTTTTTTAGAATATTTTTTAACTTTAGTAAATGAAGCATTAATAGGTATATTAATTGGATTTTTAATGTCTATAATATTTTTGGCTTTCCAAGTTACAACTAACTTTTTTGAAATACAAATGGGTTTTGGTATATCTGAGGCAGTTGACCCTATAAGCCAAATTACTGTTCCTGTATTAGGTCAGCTTCAGGCTTTAATTGTAATACTTATATTCATTGCTATAGACGGTCAGAATTGGGTAATAAGAACTTTGTATAATAGTTTTAAAGCTATGCCAGTGTTGAGTGATGCTTCAAAAGCTGTGTTTTTAGGTTCTTTTCAAGGGGTAATAGACAGAATGATTTATTATATGAGTTCTATGTTCTCTATTGCTTTATCACTTGCTTTGCCTATAATGCTTACTTTATTTTTACTTTCATTAAGTTTAGGATTATTAGCAAAAGCTGCTCCTCAAATGAATGTATTAATGCTTGGTTTCCCTATGCAAATAGCAGTTGGAATTGTTGTGTATTATATACTTATTCCTGTACTCATTACTAATTTTATGAAGATAATGCAAAACACAATTGCTGATATTAATAATTTATTTGTTTTTTTATCAGGAGGCACAGTATGA
- the fliQ gene encoding flagellar biosynthesis protein FliQ, with amino-acid sequence MNDTSIIVLVQETLWTFMLLSAPVLGVSIIVGLIISIIQATTSIQEQTLTFVPKMIAMLAVIYFLASWMINYISGFTVRLFNILPTIAR; translated from the coding sequence ATGAATGATACTTCTATTATTGTTTTAGTTCAAGAAACATTATGGACTTTTATGCTTCTATCTGCTCCTGTTTTGGGGGTTTCTATAATAGTTGGTCTTATTATTTCTATAATACAGGCTACTACAAGTATTCAAGAGCAAACTTTAACTTTTGTACCAAAAATGATAGCAATGCTTGCAGTTATATATTTTTTGGCTTCTTGGATGATTAATTATATAAGCGGTTTTACTGTTAGACTTTTTAATATATTGCCTACTATAGCAAGATAA
- the fliP gene encoding flagellar type III secretion system pore protein FliP (The bacterial flagellar biogenesis protein FliP forms a type III secretion system (T3SS)-type pore required for flagellar assembly.), translating into MKKFLAVIVILCLFAPITLFAQTQIPIPAIDLNITQAQTPQQVSLGLQILFLLTILSLSPSIIIMTTSFVRVSIVLSFVQRALSLQETPPRALIMGLSLFLTFFIMMPTLTQINNEALQPYLNGTIGVNDLYSRGIQPIRMFMFNSLRGENGMKSLDLFLSISDTNVRLRDIQSVEDLAKIPTIVVVPAFIINELTIAFKMGIYLFVPFIVIDLVVASILMAMGMIMLPPIMISLPLKIILFVAVDGWKLLILQLVQSFN; encoded by the coding sequence ATGAAAAAGTTTCTCGCTGTTATTGTTATATTGTGCTTATTTGCTCCGATTACTCTTTTTGCTCAAACACAAATACCTATACCTGCAATAGATTTAAATATTACTCAAGCTCAAACACCTCAGCAAGTTAGCTTAGGTCTTCAAATATTATTCTTGCTTACTATACTTTCACTTTCTCCGTCTATAATAATAATGACTACAAGTTTTGTGAGAGTTTCTATAGTTTTAAGTTTTGTTCAAAGGGCATTGTCTTTACAAGAAACACCTCCAAGAGCATTAATAATGGGGCTTTCTTTGTTTTTAACATTTTTTATAATGATGCCAACATTAACTCAAATAAATAATGAGGCACTTCAGCCTTATTTAAACGGCACTATAGGTGTTAATGATTTATACAGCAGAGGGATACAGCCTATAAGAATGTTTATGTTCAACTCTTTGAGAGGTGAAAACGGTATGAAGAGTTTGGACTTATTTTTAAGTATTAGCGATACTAATGTTAGATTAAGAGATATTCAGTCTGTAGAAGATTTAGCAAAGATTCCAACTATAGTTGTTGTGCCTGCATTTATTATTAACGAACTTACTATAGCGTTCAAGATGGGTATATATTTATTTGTACCTTTTATAGTTATAGACTTAGTTGTAGCGTCAATATTAATGGCTATGGGTATGATAATGCTTCCTCCAATTATGATATCGTTGCCTTTAAAGATAATATTATTTGTGGCTGTTGATGGTTGGAAGTTGTTGATATTGCAGCTTGTACAAAGTTTTAATTAG
- a CDS encoding GNAT family N-acetyltransferase, with protein MIIREVHITDAKNVVDFIKKVSDESDFLICASDERELSVEKESEFIQTVEKSVLEKMFLCEIDEKIVGICSIRGINKKRVKHRVSLGISVLKDYWGRGIASKLLEHTINYCKDNDLKKIELDVRVDNNRAIGLYEKFGFEIEGEIRNFFYLNGVYYNCYLFGLLL; from the coding sequence ATGATTATAAGAGAAGTACATATAACAGATGCTAAGAATGTTGTTGACTTTATAAAGAAAGTATCAGATGAGAGTGATTTTTTAATATGTGCATCTGATGAGAGAGAACTTAGTGTAGAGAAAGAGAGTGAGTTTATACAGACAGTTGAAAAGTCTGTGTTAGAGAAGATGTTTTTGTGTGAGATTGATGAAAAAATAGTTGGTATATGCAGTATTAGAGGAATTAATAAAAAGAGAGTAAAACATAGAGTTAGTTTAGGCATAAGTGTTTTAAAAGATTATTGGGGTAGAGGAATAGCTTCAAAATTACTTGAACACACAATAAATTATTGCAAGGACAATGATTTAAAAAAGATAGAGTTAGACGTAAGGGTTGATAATAATAGGGCTATAGGTTTATATGAAAAATTTGGCTTTGAAATAGAAGGGGAGATAAGAAATTTTTTTTATTTGAATGGGGTTTATTATAACTGCTATTTATTTGGTCTTTTACTATAA
- a CDS encoding TSUP family transporter: MLDIENLIIVIIGCSIAGFVDAAAGGGGLISLPAYLIAGIPPHTALATNKLTSTSGAVVSAFTFFKNGKLTTKLIKFLIPMTILGSIVGVQVIVLIDAKVLQPLIMILILLVGLYTLFSKTFGTENLFDENNLKIKNYITGMFFAFLLGFYDAVFGPGTGSFLIMFFVVYYKMDFLLASGNAKALNLTSNLCSLIIFAIEGKVNYMAGVFVIPFIMISTYFGAKFAIKKGIKVIKPIFVSISLLTTLKILLDIIK; the protein is encoded by the coding sequence ATGTTGGACATAGAAAATTTAATTATAGTGATTATAGGATGCTCTATAGCTGGTTTTGTTGATGCTGCTGCTGGAGGTGGCGGGCTTATAAGTTTGCCTGCATATTTAATAGCTGGTATTCCTCCGCACACTGCTCTAGCTACAAATAAACTAACTTCCACATCTGGAGCCGTAGTTTCTGCTTTTACATTCTTTAAAAACGGAAAACTTACAACCAAACTAATAAAGTTTTTAATACCTATGACAATATTAGGCTCTATTGTAGGTGTTCAAGTTATTGTGCTTATAGATGCAAAAGTATTACAACCTTTAATAATGATACTTATTCTACTAGTAGGACTTTATACATTATTCTCAAAAACTTTCGGCACAGAAAATTTATTTGACGAAAACAATCTCAAAATAAAAAATTACATAACAGGAATGTTTTTCGCTTTTCTTTTGGGTTTTTATGATGCGGTATTTGGTCCCGGTACAGGAAGTTTTTTAATAATGTTTTTTGTAGTTTATTATAAGATGGATTTTCTTCTTGCATCTGGAAATGCTAAGGCTTTGAACCTTACAAGCAATTTATGTTCATTAATAATATTTGCAATAGAAGGAAAAGTTAATTATATGGCTGGCGTATTTGTTATACCTTTTATAATGATATCCACTTACTTTGGTGCTAAATTTGCAATCAAAAAAGGAATAAAAGTTATAAAACCTATATTCGTAAGCATATCACTATTAACGACATTAAAAATATTACTTGATATAATTAAATAA